From Terriglobales bacterium, one genomic window encodes:
- a CDS encoding Crp/Fnr family transcriptional regulator: protein MSPGAAAKAVKGKVDFDPNKFLATIGEGRRILSFRKNQGIFAQGDEADAVFFLQAGKVKLSVVAKTGKEATIGILNSGDFFGEGSIAGQARRMGSATAITDSAVLKIDKQAIIEALHREHTFSDLFVAYLLARNIRYEADLVDQLFNSSEKRLARVLLLLARFGKEGTPEIVVPKISQATLAEMVGTTRSRVNFFMNKFRKLGFIEYNGGLKVHNSLLNIVLHD from the coding sequence ATGAGTCCTGGTGCAGCCGCTAAAGCAGTCAAGGGAAAGGTCGACTTCGACCCCAATAAGTTTCTTGCAACCATTGGCGAGGGCAGAAGAATTTTGTCCTTTCGAAAGAACCAGGGCATATTTGCTCAAGGGGATGAGGCGGATGCGGTATTTTTCCTTCAGGCAGGTAAGGTAAAGCTCTCGGTCGTCGCCAAGACTGGCAAAGAAGCGACCATCGGCATATTAAATTCCGGCGATTTCTTCGGCGAAGGGTCTATCGCGGGCCAGGCTCGTCGCATGGGTTCTGCAACGGCGATTACGGATTCTGCCGTCTTGAAGATTGACAAGCAGGCGATTATCGAAGCCCTGCACCGGGAACACACGTTTTCAGATCTGTTCGTGGCGTATTTACTGGCCAGAAACATACGCTATGAGGCTGATTTAGTGGATCAACTTTTCAACTCCAGCGAGAAAAGACTGGCTCGAGTCCTTCTTCTGCTGGCCCGCTTTGGCAAAGAGGGAACTCCCGAGATCGTGGTACCGAAGATAAGTCAGGCAACGTTGGCAGAGATGGTGGGCACTACCCGTTCGCGGGTCAATTTCTTCATGAACAAATTCAGGAAGCTGGGCTTCATTGAATACAATGGCGGGCTGAAGGTACATAACTCGCTGCTCAACATTGTTCTGCACGATTAA